From a region of the Cucurbita pepo subsp. pepo cultivar mu-cu-16 unplaced genomic scaffold, ASM280686v2 Cp4.1_scaffold000784, whole genome shotgun sequence genome:
- the LOC111785864 gene encoding RHOMBOID-like protein 5, translating into CMWLHAGVIHLLANMLSLLFIGIRLEQEFGFLKIGCLYVLSGFGGSLLSSLSINPSENPTISVGASGALFGLLGAMLSELITNWTIYSNKCAAFISLILIIALNLAVGFIPHIDNSAHIGGFVSGFLLGFILLIQPQFGYVNHKYIPAGADVKRKSKHKCYQYFLLIVALILLIFGYASGLTRLYKTGPQVLESNTF; encoded by the exons TGTATGTGGCTTCATGCTGGTGTTATTCATTTACTTGCAAATATGCTCAGCCTGCTCTTCATAGGAATTCGGCTCGAACAAGAATTTGGATTTT TGAAAATAGGATGTTTGTATGTGCTTTCTGGATTTGGTGGGAGCTTACTGTCATCTCTGAGTATCAATCCATCTGAAAATCCAACCATATCAGTCGGTGCTTCTGGTGCactttttgggcttttgggcGCTATGCTTTCTGAGCTCATCACAAATTGGacaatatattcaaataag TGTGCAGCCTTCATATCTTTGATTCTGATCATTGCCTTAAACCTGGCAGTCGGATTCATACCTCACATCGACAATTCAGCACACATCGGAGGCTTCGTTTCGGGCTTTCTCCTCGGCTTCATCCTCCTTATCCAACCGCAGTTCGGATACGTTAACCATAAGTACATCCCTGCAGGGGCTGATGTGAAACGTAAATCCAAGCACAAATGTTATCAGTACTTTTTGTTGATCGTAGCTCTAATCCTCTTGATTTTCGG ATATGCTTCTGGGTTAACAAGGCTTTACAAAACTGGTCCACAAGTATTGGAAAGCAACACTTTCTGA
- the LOC111785861 gene encoding O-fucosyltransferase 13-like isoform X2: protein MRRDLCDGVGVARLLNATLVLPKFEVAAYWNESSGFADVFDVDYFISQMNGYVKVVKELPPEFASKEPHHVDCSKRKGQFDYIESVLPSLLEHHYISITPAMSQRRDRYPQYAKAALCQACYNALRLAKPVEEKAKKLLEAIPKPFLSLHLRFEPDMVAYSQCEYQGLSTASLEAIEAARVDRKPWTGELAKIWRKRGKCPLTPRETALIFQALHIPTNTNIYLAAGDGLMEMEGFTSVYTNVVTKSSFLSSDDFSNMHGNTKAALDYYVSINSDSYVATFFGNMDKMVAAMRAFNGKQRTLFLSRRAFAEFTYNGLKGKELNQALWKAHRDDFVMGRGSALSDCFCEFKL, encoded by the exons ATGAGAAGAGAT TTGTGTGATGGAGTTGGCGTAGCACGGCTGTTGAATGCTACTCTGGTTCTGCCAAAGTTTGAAGTGGCTGCATATTGGAATGAATCAAG TGGTTTTGCAGATGTATTTGATGTTGACTATTTTATTAGTCAGATGAATGGTTATGTAAAAGTTGTTAAAGAGTTGCCACCAGAGTTCGCGTCCAAAGAGCCTCATCATGTGGATTGTAGTAAACGCAAAGGACAGTTCGATTATATTGAAAGTGTCCTACCATCCCTGCTGGAACATCATTATATTTCAATAACTCCAGCAATGAGCCAGAGAAGGGATAG GTATCCTCAGTATGCAAAAGCTGCCCTATGTCAAGCTTGTTACAATGCTTTGCGCCTTGCTAAACCCGTGGAGGAGAAAGCCAAGAAACTTTTGGAAGCGATACCAAagccctttctctctcttcatctTCGTTTCGAGCCAGATATGGTGGCTTACAGCCAATGTGAATATCAAGGACTTTCTACTGCTTCTCTAGAAGCAATTGAGGCCGCTCGGGTAGATAGGAAACCATGGACCGGAGAGTTAGCCAAAATATGGAGAAAGCGAGGGAAATGTCCTCTCACCCCTCGTGAGACAGCCCTCATATTTCAAGCACTCCATATTCCAactaatacaaatatttactTGGCTGCTGGTGATGGTTTGATGGAAATGGAAGGCTTTACATCAGTGTACACCAACGTAGTAACCAAGTCTAGTTTCCTCAGTAGCGACGATTTCTCAAACATGCATGGTAACACAAAAGCTGCACTGGATTATTATGTGTCTATTAATAGTGATTCTTATGTAGCAACATTCTTTGGAAATATGGACAAGATGGTCGCAGCAATGCGCGCATTCAACGGAAAGCAGAGGACATTGTTTTTAAGTCGACGAGCTTTTGCAGAGTTCACTTACAATGGTCTGAAAGGGAAGGAGCTGAATCAAGCATTGTGGAAGGCTCATAGAGATGATTTCGTCATGGGCAGGGGATCTGCATTGTCCGACTGCTTTTGTGAGTTCAAACTCTGA
- the LOC111785861 gene encoding O-fucosyltransferase 13-like isoform X1, which translates to MFIVSVKPFFSVLVVGLCLTLAVLLLSPSSSLFPGASVSSAHQRGYTDIWSLRRIAEWSPCKWWLQGHRPALPADSNGYIRVDCYGGLNQMRRDLCDGVGVARLLNATLVLPKFEVAAYWNESSGFADVFDVDYFISQMNGYVKVVKELPPEFASKEPHHVDCSKRKGQFDYIESVLPSLLEHHYISITPAMSQRRDRYPQYAKAALCQACYNALRLAKPVEEKAKKLLEAIPKPFLSLHLRFEPDMVAYSQCEYQGLSTASLEAIEAARVDRKPWTGELAKIWRKRGKCPLTPRETALIFQALHIPTNTNIYLAAGDGLMEMEGFTSVYTNVVTKSSFLSSDDFSNMHGNTKAALDYYVSINSDSYVATFFGNMDKMVAAMRAFNGKQRTLFLSRRAFAEFTYNGLKGKELNQALWKAHRDDFVMGRGSALSDCFCEFKL; encoded by the exons ATGTTTATTGTCTCAGTGAAGCCATTCTTTAGCGTTCTTGTTGTCGGTCTTTGTTTGACCTTGGCGGTGCTTCTCTTGTCGCCGTCCTCTTCGCTTTTCCCCGGCGCTTCAGTCTCCTCTGCTCATCAACG AGGCTACACGGATATATGGAGTCTTCGAAGGATAGCAGAGTGGAGTCCTTGCAAGTGGTGGCTTCAAGGTCACCGACCTG CTCTGCCTGCTGATAGCAATGGATATATACGCGTGGATTGCTATGGTGGGCTCAATCAGATGAGAAGAGAT TTGTGTGATGGAGTTGGCGTAGCACGGCTGTTGAATGCTACTCTGGTTCTGCCAAAGTTTGAAGTGGCTGCATATTGGAATGAATCAAG TGGTTTTGCAGATGTATTTGATGTTGACTATTTTATTAGTCAGATGAATGGTTATGTAAAAGTTGTTAAAGAGTTGCCACCAGAGTTCGCGTCCAAAGAGCCTCATCATGTGGATTGTAGTAAACGCAAAGGACAGTTCGATTATATTGAAAGTGTCCTACCATCCCTGCTGGAACATCATTATATTTCAATAACTCCAGCAATGAGCCAGAGAAGGGATAG GTATCCTCAGTATGCAAAAGCTGCCCTATGTCAAGCTTGTTACAATGCTTTGCGCCTTGCTAAACCCGTGGAGGAGAAAGCCAAGAAACTTTTGGAAGCGATACCAAagccctttctctctcttcatctTCGTTTCGAGCCAGATATGGTGGCTTACAGCCAATGTGAATATCAAGGACTTTCTACTGCTTCTCTAGAAGCAATTGAGGCCGCTCGGGTAGATAGGAAACCATGGACCGGAGAGTTAGCCAAAATATGGAGAAAGCGAGGGAAATGTCCTCTCACCCCTCGTGAGACAGCCCTCATATTTCAAGCACTCCATATTCCAactaatacaaatatttactTGGCTGCTGGTGATGGTTTGATGGAAATGGAAGGCTTTACATCAGTGTACACCAACGTAGTAACCAAGTCTAGTTTCCTCAGTAGCGACGATTTCTCAAACATGCATGGTAACACAAAAGCTGCACTGGATTATTATGTGTCTATTAATAGTGATTCTTATGTAGCAACATTCTTTGGAAATATGGACAAGATGGTCGCAGCAATGCGCGCATTCAACGGAAAGCAGAGGACATTGTTTTTAAGTCGACGAGCTTTTGCAGAGTTCACTTACAATGGTCTGAAAGGGAAGGAGCTGAATCAAGCATTGTGGAAGGCTCATAGAGATGATTTCGTCATGGGCAGGGGATCTGCATTGTCCGACTGCTTTTGTGAGTTCAAACTCTGA